A part of Cupriavidus sp. D39 genomic DNA contains:
- a CDS encoding sensor histidine kinase: MIHSLRVRLLMWLLVPLTVFIGISSYASYLSAADTANRLQDRALQASADAIAGQIGWADGRLTVQVPPSALSSFDSAYTDHVYYNVVDDRGRILAGNPGFDQHLMTGASNPVFYVSQFQAQRVRVVQTSRTMFDSGQARKVTVTVGQTLIGNHELVRTLRMPALLREVVMLVLAVALVVVGLTVELRPLLRVKDEVAGRDPMDLVPVTVSDLPQELRPIVEAINQCIRRLNEYVRQQKRFIADAAHQIRTPLAVLGAQLQFAARMDDATRLGEILGSMETSTQALTNLANKLLLLSQAEAAAANSSGAAQPVADLVPVVTAALEDMVVLAQRKGIDLGAELAADSVTVGVNEWMMAAVVSNLVDNAIRYTPEHGQVTVALAREAGCAILAVSDNGPGIPAEARPKVFDRFYRNALPNQEGSGLGLAIVKEIVLAAQGQVGLSAGIGGRGVTLTVRLPLAP; the protein is encoded by the coding sequence ATGATCCACAGCCTGCGGGTACGGCTGCTGATGTGGCTGCTGGTGCCGCTGACGGTATTTATCGGCATCAGCAGCTACGCGTCTTACCTGAGCGCGGCCGATACCGCCAACCGCTTGCAGGATCGCGCGCTGCAGGCCTCGGCCGACGCCATCGCGGGCCAAATCGGCTGGGCGGACGGCCGCCTCACGGTGCAGGTGCCGCCGTCGGCTCTGTCCTCGTTCGATTCGGCCTACACCGACCACGTCTACTACAACGTGGTTGACGACCGCGGCCGCATCCTCGCCGGCAATCCCGGTTTCGATCAGCATCTGATGACTGGCGCCTCCAATCCGGTGTTCTACGTTTCGCAGTTCCAGGCGCAGCGGGTGCGGGTGGTGCAAACTTCGCGCACCATGTTCGATTCTGGACAGGCGCGCAAGGTCACCGTCACCGTCGGGCAGACGCTGATCGGCAACCACGAGCTGGTACGCACCTTGCGCATGCCGGCGCTGCTGCGCGAAGTGGTGATGCTGGTGCTTGCGGTCGCGCTGGTGGTGGTAGGCCTCACGGTGGAACTGCGCCCGCTGCTGCGCGTGAAGGACGAGGTGGCAGGACGCGACCCGATGGATCTGGTGCCGGTGACGGTATCCGACCTGCCGCAGGAACTGCGGCCCATCGTCGAAGCCATCAACCAATGCATCCGCCGCCTGAACGAATATGTGCGCCAGCAAAAACGCTTTATCGCCGATGCAGCGCACCAAATCCGCACCCCGCTCGCGGTGCTGGGCGCGCAGCTACAGTTCGCCGCCCGGATGGACGACGCCACCAGGCTGGGCGAGATCCTTGGCTCGATGGAGACCAGCACGCAGGCCCTGACCAACCTGGCCAACAAGCTGCTGCTGCTGTCGCAGGCCGAGGCTGCGGCTGCGAACAGCTCAGGCGCGGCACAACCGGTCGCTGACCTGGTGCCGGTGGTGACCGCCGCGCTGGAGGATATGGTGGTGCTGGCCCAGCGCAAGGGCATCGACCTGGGCGCCGAGCTGGCGGCCGACAGCGTCACGGTGGGGGTCAATGAGTGGATGATGGCCGCGGTGGTATCCAACCTGGTGGACAACGCGATCCGCTACACGCCCGAGCATGGCCAGGTCACCGTGGCGCTGGCGCGCGAAGCGGGCTGCGCCATCCTCGCAGTGAGCGACAACGGGCCCGGTATTCCCGCCGAAGCGCGGCCCAAGGTGTTCGACCGTTTCTATCGCAATGCGCTGCCGAACCAGGAAGGCAGCGGCCTGGGGCTTGCCATCGTCAAGGAGATCGTGCTGGCCGCCCAAGGCCAGGTGGGCCTGAGCGCGGGCATCGGCGGACGCGGCGTGACCCTGACGGTGCGCCTGCCACTGGCCCCCTGA
- a CDS encoding response regulator, whose translation MKVLLIEDNASLIHWLARLLKDERFMVDTALDGEYADQLLQTQNYDVVLLDLQIPRLAGKSVLRRLRSRRNNVPVLVVTASASVDEKVECLGLGADDYLVKPFEVRELVARIKALARRQTGEKQAELACGDLTYNTDTRQFYVAGELLSLRLKEHIALEILMMRRGKTVSKASLMSGVYSLDEEASEDAIEIYIHRIRKKLEGYQATIMTLRGLGYLLQQRQ comes from the coding sequence ATGAAGGTATTGCTGATCGAAGACAACGCTTCGCTCATCCACTGGCTCGCCAGGCTGCTGAAGGATGAGCGCTTCATGGTCGACACCGCGCTGGACGGCGAGTACGCCGATCAGCTGCTGCAGACGCAGAACTATGACGTGGTGCTGCTCGACCTGCAGATCCCGCGGCTGGCCGGCAAGAGCGTGTTGCGCCGGCTGCGCTCGCGCCGCAACAACGTGCCCGTGCTGGTGGTGACCGCAAGCGCATCGGTCGACGAGAAGGTGGAGTGCCTGGGCCTTGGCGCCGACGACTACCTCGTCAAGCCTTTCGAAGTGCGGGAACTGGTCGCGCGCATCAAAGCCCTGGCCCGGCGGCAGACCGGAGAGAAGCAAGCCGAACTGGCTTGCGGCGACCTCACCTACAACACCGACACGCGGCAGTTCTACGTTGCAGGAGAGCTGCTTTCGTTGCGGCTGAAAGAGCACATCGCACTGGAAATCCTGATGATGCGGCGGGGCAAGACCGTGTCCAAGGCAAGCCTCATGTCGGGCGTGTACTCGCTCGACGAGGAGGCCAGCGAGGATGCCATCGAAATATATATCCACCGCATCCGCAAGAAACTCGAGGGCTACCAGGCCACCATCATGACGCTGCGCGGCCTCGGTTACCTGCTGCAGCAAAGGCAATGA